Proteins from a single region of Bacteroidota bacterium:
- a CDS encoding urea carboxylase-associated family protein, giving the protein MNTIPPRSGTAFTLKKGQRLKITDIKGEQVSDFICFNLHDKKEYLSSGRTIDYAEKIFLTAGDVFYSNRSNIMFEIIEDKVGRHDFLLTPCSADTFRIIYGDKNPHRGCFGNLSESLKEYGIEPDDIPVCFNVFMNVSIDGESGKIAVLPPKSKAGDYIIIEAKMDLIVGMTACSAEMSNNYSFKPIGYEVL; this is encoded by the coding sequence ATGAATACAATTCCACCGAGAAGCGGAACGGCGTTCACTCTGAAAAAAGGTCAGCGGCTGAAAATTACTGATATAAAAGGCGAGCAGGTTTCGGACTTCATCTGTTTTAATCTCCATGATAAAAAAGAATATCTTTCCTCAGGGAGAACAATCGATTACGCAGAGAAAATATTTTTAACTGCTGGAGATGTTTTTTATTCCAACAGAAGCAATATTATGTTTGAGATTATTGAGGATAAAGTCGGGCGTCATGATTTTTTATTGACTCCGTGCAGCGCAGATACATTCAGAATTATTTACGGAGATAAAAATCCGCACCGCGGCTGCTTCGGGAATTTATCAGAGTCGCTGAAGGAGTACGGCATCGAGCCGGATGATATTCCGGTTTGCTTTAATGTTTTTATGAATGTAAGCATTGACGGCGAGTCAGGTAAAATTGCTGTGCTTCCGCCAAAAAGTAAGGCAGGGGATTATATTATTATTGAAGCAAAGATGGATCTGATAGTCGGCATGACTGCCTGCTCGGCAGAGATGTCAAATAATTATTCCTTTAAGCCGATAGGGTATGAGGTTTTGTAA
- a CDS encoding RluA family pseudouridine synthase: MEKFYNFVVPNVTTKQRIDKYIAGFVENASRTKVQKAINLGQVTVNGELVKSNYIVKPEDEIDIELQVDEHGDILPENIPLNIAYEDEYLLVINKPAGMVTHPAYKNWNGTLVNAVMYYAQQKNDKLSSLNGFERAGIVHRLDKDTSGLLVVAKDEVTHRKLGEQFFHHTIEREYNAIVWGKFKEPKGTIDERIGHDRRDRKKYMVVKDETLGKHAITNYEVLEEYDFLSLIKLNLKTGRTHQIRVHMSYMKHPVFGDELYGGREAVGIQSTSNLKSRIKNLLDIMPRQALHARVLGFFHPIKKEQMRFEAELPEDMKSVLERVKSS, translated from the coding sequence ATGGAAAAATTTTATAACTTCGTAGTTCCGAATGTAACAACTAAGCAGAGAATTGATAAATACATTGCGGGATTTGTAGAAAACGCCTCGCGCACAAAAGTTCAGAAAGCAATTAACTTAGGGCAGGTCACCGTAAACGGCGAGCTGGTGAAATCCAACTATATAGTAAAGCCCGAAGATGAAATTGATATCGAGCTGCAGGTTGATGAGCACGGTGATATCCTCCCCGAAAACATTCCTCTCAACATCGCATACGAAGATGAATATTTACTTGTGATAAATAAGCCGGCGGGAATGGTAACTCACCCCGCTTACAAAAACTGGAACGGCACTCTTGTAAATGCAGTGATGTATTACGCTCAGCAGAAAAACGATAAGCTTTCAAGCCTTAACGGATTCGAGCGGGCAGGAATTGTTCATAGATTAGATAAAGATACATCGGGACTGCTTGTCGTAGCAAAAGATGAAGTAACTCACAGAAAGCTCGGAGAGCAGTTTTTCCATCATACTATAGAGCGCGAGTATAATGCAATCGTCTGGGGAAAGTTCAAAGAGCCAAAAGGCACAATAGATGAACGCATCGGCCACGACAGGCGCGACAGAAAAAAATACATGGTAGTAAAAGATGAAACGCTTGGCAAGCATGCAATTACAAATTATGAAGTATTAGAAGAATATGATTTTCTTTCTTTAATAAAATTGAATTTGAAAACGGGACGCACGCATCAGATAAGAGTGCATATGTCATATATGAAACATCCCGTATTCGGAGATGAATTGTACGGCGGTAGGGAAGCTGTGGGTATTCAGTCAACATCGAATTTAAAATCACGCATAAAAAATTTACTGGACATCATGCCCCGACAGGCATTACATGCAAGAGTCCTCGGATTTTTTCATCCTATAAAAAAAGAACAAATGCGCTTTGAAGCAGAGTTGCCGGAGGATATGAAAAGTGTTCTTGAACGGGTTAAAAGTTCATAA
- a CDS encoding T9SS type A sorting domain-containing protein, translating to MKHCIYVLLLFIFPVTSFSQVPIYFHVNSHNEEGGNDPNYSDSTIYTSYRELCRKMADTIAAHSGKWNFQTDWKFVIGALKYDHGTPSTNSKNLLKWLYEDKGFEVDAHHHTGSTISNYNYADVAHLIDSLGFPCSKNVGGFEWLDTTWQVYERGLRGTTFLSQVWYPNVIWGGGTPSHTNDLNTYGAWKPKNSTSITNFYINDTTKRVTLIGNGCSTVIADTSNLTPVYNTIVYAINYAQAHPGKFYSANIMFNIRNLNTTVITKIGQILTMLQPYFASGKLVWKTLTEKYNTYNTLYHNSQNTVLCDEIPVTEIIGNVTIIPNEIKLYQNYPNPFNPVTKINYDIKNPGNVSLKIFDVMGREVVSLVNEYQTTGSYSAEFNSGELNLSSGTYYYALETGDFKEVKKMVLVK from the coding sequence ATGAAGCATTGCATTTACGTTCTTCTACTTTTTATTTTCCCGGTTACTTCTTTTTCACAAGTCCCGATTTACTTTCACGTAAACTCCCACAACGAAGAAGGCGGGAATGACCCGAACTACAGCGACTCCACAATTTACACATCTTATCGCGAGCTATGCCGTAAAATGGCAGATACAATTGCTGCGCACTCAGGCAAATGGAATTTCCAGACCGACTGGAAATTTGTTATAGGAGCGCTGAAGTATGACCATGGAACTCCATCAACCAACTCAAAAAATCTTTTAAAGTGGCTTTATGAAGATAAAGGATTTGAAGTTGATGCCCATCATCATACCGGAAGCACAATATCCAATTACAATTATGCAGATGTTGCGCATCTGATAGACTCGCTCGGTTTTCCATGTTCCAAAAACGTCGGCGGGTTTGAGTGGCTGGATACAACGTGGCAGGTTTATGAAAGGGGATTACGCGGAACGACTTTTTTATCGCAGGTCTGGTATCCGAATGTTATCTGGGGCGGCGGAACGCCTTCACATACTAATGACTTAAACACATACGGCGCATGGAAGCCGAAGAACAGCACGAGCATTACGAATTTTTATATCAATGATACAACAAAGCGCGTTACACTAATCGGTAACGGCTGCTCAACGGTAATTGCAGATACATCTAATCTGACTCCTGTTTATAACACTATTGTGTACGCTATAAATTATGCTCAGGCACATCCGGGAAAATTTTACTCGGCGAATATTATGTTTAATATCAGAAATCTGAATACAACGGTCATTACAAAGATTGGCCAGATACTTACAATGCTTCAGCCGTATTTTGCATCAGGAAAATTAGTCTGGAAAACATTAACTGAAAAATATAATACTTATAATACGCTATATCATAATTCTCAGAATACGGTTTTATGCGATGAAATTCCTGTGACAGAAATAATCGGTAACGTAACGATTATCCCCAATGAAATAAAGCTGTATCAGAATTATCCTAATCCGTTTAATCCTGTTACTAAAATAAATTACGATATTAAAAATCCGGGAAATGTTTCTTTAAAAATATTTGATGTGATGGGAAGGGAAGTTGTAAGCTTAGTAAATGAATATCAAACTACAGGGAGTTACTCAGCGGAGTTTAATTCAGGTGAATTAAATCTTTCCAGCGGAACATATTATTATGCGTTAGAGACAGGAGATTTTAAAGAAGTGAAGAAGATGGTGCTTGTTAAGTAA
- a CDS encoding YqcI/YcgG family protein, protein MMIETQEIPTLTEPTNKFYINEFKSFLETKEFPCVAARAALNKEQIKFHVSGHMACPQDNHNILKFLYDFIDEYRAAETQFHSAVVIFKKPEDITEEMFDKMLWMKLQMLSNMDSKIFNYDKRVSADPSSPEFSYSIKEEAFFVIGLNPASSRLARRFKYPALVFNPHSQFEKMRADKRYAKMKNIVRKRDVEFSGSINPMLEDFGEQSEVYQYSGKQYNSDWKCPFNINKVPSKN, encoded by the coding sequence ATGATGATAGAAACACAAGAAATTCCAACTTTAACAGAACCAACAAACAAGTTTTACATCAATGAGTTCAAATCTTTTTTAGAAACTAAAGAATTCCCCTGCGTAGCTGCGCGGGCTGCTCTTAATAAAGAGCAGATAAAATTTCACGTCTCGGGACACATGGCATGCCCGCAGGATAATCACAACATTTTAAAATTCTTATACGACTTTATTGATGAATACCGCGCCGCTGAAACACAGTTTCACAGCGCAGTTGTTATTTTTAAAAAACCTGAAGATATTACTGAAGAGATGTTCGATAAAATGCTGTGGATGAAACTGCAGATGCTTTCAAATATGGATTCAAAAATTTTCAATTATGATAAACGAGTTAGCGCAGACCCGTCTTCGCCTGAGTTCAGTTACAGCATTAAAGAAGAAGCGTTTTTTGTGATTGGCTTAAATCCCGCCAGCAGCAGATTGGCGCGCAGATTCAAATATCCTGCACTGGTGTTCAATCCTCATTCACAGTTTGAAAAAATGCGCGCAGATAAGCGTTATGCTAAAATGAAAAACATTGTAAGAAAGCGCGATGTGGAATTTTCCGGCTCGATAAATCCTATGCTTGAAGATTTCGGCGAGCAGTCTGAAGTTTATCAGTACAGCGGCAAGCAATATAATTCTGACTGGAAATGTCCGTTTAATATAAATAAAGTACCTTCAAAAAATTAA
- a CDS encoding T9SS type A sorting domain-containing protein produces the protein MKRIILFFLLLAPCISFGQLYQGPASGSVATGVTINTNNFLMNRGGDELSPFVKRNPRNKIKFQPLPSAYNTTAPLAPEGANLFADKNVSGDRVGQTDEPVLLKKFQAFLDPGGYIPPDPYAAAGPMHLVGCDNGRIRIWDKNGTVLTTINASIWCNAALPGASAFDPKISYDHFAKRWIMVWLHQQDSPTRSYYIVSVSKDSSAIGEWNEWAFPSNTTGSTTVNNWGDYQGVGFDDQAVYLTSNQFQFGGGFQGSKIRILKKSQLYTATPGQVTWTDFWDIREPNNLNSRTFGVRPTVMYSTSSEYYLTAASPYSPGTFFVLYKIANATTNPTMTAVNVPVTSYQSPAGANQLGGGDPLLETGGTNLSNEPKYRNGFLWLTHAVKSGTGGAYSAVNYTKINTTTNTAVEDGAMGVDGYWYFYPAITVDKDMNVGITYSRSSVNEYVGAFYTSRLNTDPINTLIGSRTLQEGKANYVKTFGSGRNRWGDYMGMWLDPVDQNSVWMMTEYTEFPAHTWAVMMGQVRLLPYQTPSIFTYVDSLNFGTREVQTVSDTMKFNIYNFGSDTLRITNLVNNSAQFQLASNFTYPVKIKFNDSLVVKYIYKPTSTGSIIDTLKISSNDPNNPSRKFYLKGKAYVINPAVAGVIYGVTGTQSAGQLLNINRNTGGAFVIGATSFGSLDGVSIRPSNKQLYAVYQNTSLVRLNSTAGDGYIRTGMKLQNVRGISFDSNDDLYAAEVDGKIYKVNTATGDTIPVGNTGITNLYSIAFNPLTGQLWGINLSSQLYRINKTNGAATLVATVNQPFTASIAFNHLGRLMGISGVANQTGKLVSIDTTTGAGTVIGTTNFSGINGIAISSETVGITELPGAQIPDKFALMQNYPNPFNPVTKIRFNVPASLSNQAVNVSVYDLTGKLVSQIVNQNLNAGYYEVEWNASAYSSGVYYYKLSGQNFSEVKSMVLIK, from the coding sequence ATGAAGAGAATAATATTATTTTTCCTGCTCCTTGCGCCGTGTATTTCTTTCGGGCAATTGTATCAGGGACCTGCATCAGGTTCTGTTGCAACCGGAGTTACCATAAACACCAACAACTTTCTTATGAACAGAGGCGGAGATGAACTCTCACCCTTCGTTAAAAGAAATCCAAGAAATAAAATAAAATTTCAACCATTACCATCGGCTTACAACACAACTGCGCCGCTCGCTCCCGAAGGAGCAAATTTATTTGCCGATAAAAATGTATCGGGCGATAGAGTGGGACAAACAGATGAGCCCGTATTATTAAAAAAGTTTCAGGCGTTTTTGGATCCAGGCGGATACATTCCACCTGACCCTTATGCTGCTGCGGGACCTATGCACTTAGTCGGCTGCGATAACGGCAGAATAAGAATCTGGGATAAGAACGGCACGGTATTAACTACCATCAACGCAAGTATATGGTGCAATGCTGCATTGCCGGGAGCAAGCGCTTTTGACCCGAAAATTTCATACGATCACTTTGCAAAACGCTGGATAATGGTATGGCTGCATCAGCAGGACTCACCTACACGCTCTTACTACATCGTCTCTGTATCAAAAGATTCTTCTGCAATAGGCGAGTGGAACGAGTGGGCATTCCCATCTAACACAACGGGCTCTACCACAGTAAATAACTGGGGTGATTATCAGGGAGTGGGATTCGATGACCAGGCAGTTTATCTCACTTCAAATCAATTTCAGTTTGGCGGAGGTTTTCAGGGTTCGAAGATTCGCATATTAAAAAAATCACAGCTGTACACAGCAACTCCGGGACAAGTAACATGGACGGACTTCTGGGATATCCGCGAACCGAACAATTTAAACTCACGCACATTCGGGGTAAGACCGACTGTAATGTACAGCACTTCATCGGAATATTATTTAACAGCTGCATCACCTTACAGTCCGGGAACATTTTTTGTTTTATATAAGATTGCAAACGCAACTACAAATCCAACGATGACCGCAGTCAATGTGCCTGTTACTTCGTATCAGTCACCTGCGGGAGCAAATCAGCTTGGCGGCGGAGACCCATTACTTGAAACAGGAGGAACGAATTTATCCAATGAACCGAAATACAGGAACGGATTTTTATGGCTGACTCACGCTGTTAAAAGCGGAACAGGCGGCGCATACTCTGCAGTCAATTACACAAAAATAAATACAACAACTAATACAGCCGTTGAAGACGGCGCTATGGGAGTTGACGGCTACTGGTATTTTTATCCTGCAATCACAGTTGATAAAGATATGAACGTCGGTATAACATACTCGCGCTCAAGCGTTAATGAATACGTCGGCGCATTTTATACATCACGATTGAACACAGACCCGATTAACACTCTTATAGGAAGCAGAACATTGCAGGAAGGGAAGGCAAACTATGTGAAGACATTCGGCTCAGGAAGAAATAGATGGGGCGATTATATGGGTATGTGGCTTGACCCTGTTGACCAGAACAGCGTATGGATGATGACTGAGTACACTGAGTTCCCTGCGCATACGTGGGCAGTAATGATGGGGCAGGTGAGACTTCTTCCGTATCAGACACCAAGCATTTTTACCTATGTAGATTCGCTTAACTTTGGAACAAGGGAAGTGCAGACTGTAAGCGATACTATGAAATTTAATATTTATAATTTCGGAAGCGATACGCTTCGCATTACAAATCTTGTAAACAACAGCGCGCAGTTTCAGCTTGCATCAAATTTTACTTATCCTGTTAAGATTAAATTCAATGATTCTCTTGTTGTAAAGTATATTTACAAGCCGACATCAACGGGTTCAATAATTGATACATTAAAAATTTCATCTAACGACCCCAATAATCCTTCAAGAAAATTTTATCTGAAGGGAAAAGCTTATGTTATAAATCCTGCAGTGGCGGGAGTGATATACGGAGTTACGGGTACGCAGTCAGCAGGGCAATTGCTGAATATAAACAGAAACACCGGCGGAGCGTTTGTAATCGGCGCAACGTCGTTCGGAAGTCTTGACGGAGTTTCAATAAGACCTTCCAATAAACAATTGTATGCAGTTTATCAGAATACTTCACTGGTAAGACTCAACTCCACTGCAGGGGACGGATACATAAGGACAGGAATGAAACTGCAAAATGTAAGAGGTATTTCGTTTGATAGTAACGATGACTTATATGCAGCTGAAGTTGACGGAAAAATTTATAAAGTAAATACAGCAACAGGTGATACAATCCCTGTAGGAAATACAGGCATTACAAATTTATATTCTATTGCTTTCAATCCGCTTACGGGACAGCTATGGGGAATAAATCTTTCTTCGCAGCTTTACAGAATAAACAAAACAAACGGCGCAGCAACTTTGGTGGCGACTGTCAATCAGCCGTTCACTGCCTCGATAGCATTTAATCATCTGGGAAGGTTAATGGGAATATCGGGAGTTGCGAACCAGACCGGCAAGCTTGTTTCTATTGATACAACAACCGGTGCAGGAACTGTTATCGGCACGACGAATTTTTCCGGTATAAACGGAATTGCGATTTCATCGGAGACAGTCGGTATTACCGAGCTGCCGGGAGCACAGATACCGGATAAGTTTGCGCTGATGCAGAATTATCCAAATCCGTTTAATCCTGTTACGAAGATAAGATTCAATGTTCCTGCTTCGCTGAGCAATCAGGCAGTGAACGTTTCAGTTTATGATTTGACAGGTAAGCTTGTATCACAGATTGTAAACCAAAATCTTAATGCAGGATATTATGAAGTTGAGTGGAATGCATCGGCTTACTCATCGGGAGTTTATTATTATAAACTTTCGGGACAGAATTTTTCGGAGGTGAAGAGTATGGTGCTGATTAAGTAG
- a CDS encoding nuclear transport factor 2 family protein: MAENLTKQQQEMVELFQKHVGAEMNGDLETTMATMNDNPHLNHVPVMAGGVGREGVRHFYENHLVGKFFPPDVEMKTVSSTVGYTQIVEEIYISFTHTVPIDWLLPGVAPTGKHVEMVVAVIVGFKDGKISHEHIYWDQAGVLVQVGLLDPKGLPVCGAESARKVLDPSLPARVM; the protein is encoded by the coding sequence ATGGCTGAGAACTTAACAAAGCAGCAGCAGGAAATGGTCGAGCTGTTTCAAAAACATGTCGGAGCTGAAATGAACGGCGACCTTGAAACAACCATGGCAACAATGAACGATAATCCTCATTTAAATCATGTCCCTGTTATGGCCGGAGGTGTGGGAAGAGAAGGGGTTAGGCATTTTTATGAGAATCACCTTGTCGGAAAATTTTTTCCGCCCGATGTTGAAATGAAAACCGTATCCAGCACTGTTGGTTATACTCAGATTGTGGAGGAGATTTATATAAGCTTTACTCATACAGTCCCCATTGACTGGCTGCTTCCGGGCGTAGCTCCAACAGGAAAGCATGTTGAAATGGTCGTAGCAGTAATAGTAGGATTTAAAGACGGGAAAATTTCTCACGAGCACATTTACTGGGATCAGGCGGGAGTATTAGTTCAGGTCGGCTTGCTTGATCCCAAAGGTCTTCCCGTCTGCGGAGCGGAGAGCGCCAGGAAAGTCCTTGACCCGAGCCTGCCGGCAAGAGTAATGTAG
- a CDS encoding T9SS type A sorting domain-containing protein: MKKFFLLTALPLIILFSNTVLYSQWIQTNGPEGGFINALLIKDSKVFAGSWGGGINVSTNNGASWSAVNTGLTDLYIWSLASNGTSIFAGTYLSGIFQSTNDGASWSQVITGFTQPSVLTLFFKGTDFYAGTNGGLFKSTNNGFTWSPLPLINKIWDIKSDGANLYAASGDSGIYRSTNDGLSWQMINSGLAGIDIRAITINGANIFVTSYGEGIFRSTNSGNSWSSVNNGLTYPYSLTVTSTAGIVFAGFQGIGIFYSSNNGASWVQSQINNQDIRSFAVKNNQIFCGTHAGGIFYSASAGASWAPVNTGLRVTDVRDIISYSGNIYTATFGAGVYMSSDNGSTWNTKNNGLNYLYTSALGADDRFLYLAGFNTGIFYSSNAGENWLPASAGLTNLDIRVIHTMSDRLAAGSYGGSVFFSSNNGASWTAPPNTGLFNPYINTLTSKNGTLFAGTQGGGIFRSTNYGQNWVDINSGLTNYYIYSLKYVASKIFAASFDGIFMTTNNGDSWADVSGSISNRDIRTIAVRGDSLFIAANGGGVFYSSNSGANWIQYDQGLTAPYVSVLCATNTNLFAATYASSVWRRPLSTIVSAGENSEAMPTSYTLKQNYPNPFNPVTTIEFSVPQSGNVSIKVFDLTGKLSAVLINEYKQKGSYKIQFNASELTSGVYYYTIHSQEFIDTKKMVLVK, encoded by the coding sequence ATGAAAAAATTTTTCCTCCTAACCGCACTTCCTTTAATAATTTTATTCTCAAACACAGTTTTATACTCTCAATGGATTCAGACTAACGGTCCTGAAGGCGGTTTTATAAACGCGCTCCTTATAAAGGACTCCAAAGTTTTTGCGGGCTCATGGGGCGGAGGTATCAATGTCTCCACAAATAACGGCGCAAGCTGGTCTGCCGTAAATACGGGACTTACAGATTTATACATCTGGTCGCTTGCATCAAACGGCACAAGCATCTTTGCAGGGACTTACTTAAGCGGAATTTTTCAATCTACCAATGACGGAGCATCTTGGAGCCAGGTCATCACCGGGTTCACTCAGCCAAGTGTTCTTACATTATTTTTTAAAGGAACAGATTTTTATGCAGGTACAAATGGCGGACTTTTTAAATCTACTAATAACGGATTTACATGGAGTCCTTTACCATTAATAAATAAAATTTGGGATATAAAATCCGACGGCGCTAATCTTTACGCTGCAAGCGGAGATTCAGGAATTTACCGCTCAACTAATGACGGCTTAAGCTGGCAGATGATAAACTCCGGACTTGCTGGCATCGATATCAGGGCAATAACAATAAACGGCGCAAATATTTTTGTAACATCATACGGCGAGGGTATTTTCCGTTCTACTAATTCAGGCAATAGCTGGAGCTCAGTAAACAACGGACTTACTTACCCATATTCATTGACAGTTACATCAACTGCAGGAATTGTCTTCGCGGGTTTTCAGGGAATAGGAATTTTTTATTCATCGAACAACGGCGCAAGCTGGGTGCAGTCACAAATCAATAATCAGGATATCCGTTCCTTTGCGGTAAAAAATAATCAGATATTCTGCGGAACTCATGCGGGCGGAATTTTTTATTCAGCATCTGCCGGCGCAAGCTGGGCTCCAGTCAATACAGGTTTAAGAGTAACCGATGTCCGCGATATTATTTCTTACTCAGGAAATATTTACACTGCTACATTTGGCGCAGGCGTTTATATGAGCAGTGATAACGGCTCTACATGGAATACAAAAAATAACGGGCTTAATTATCTTTATACATCTGCTCTTGGCGCAGATGATAGATTTCTATATCTGGCAGGGTTCAATACAGGAATTTTTTATTCTTCCAATGCAGGAGAAAACTGGCTGCCGGCATCTGCGGGACTTACGAATCTTGATATCCGCGTAATTCATACAATGAGTGACAGACTTGCAGCGGGAAGCTACGGCGGTTCTGTTTTTTTCTCATCTAATAATGGCGCAAGCTGGACTGCACCGCCTAATACAGGATTGTTTAATCCTTACATCAATACTCTTACATCCAAGAACGGAACTCTCTTTGCAGGCACTCAGGGCGGAGGAATTTTCAGATCAACAAATTACGGGCAGAACTGGGTTGATATTAATTCGGGACTTACAAATTATTATATCTACTCTTTAAAGTATGTTGCAAGTAAAATTTTCGCTGCAAGTTTTGACGGAATTTTTATGACAACAAACAACGGTGATTCATGGGCTGATGTAAGCGGAAGTATTTCTAACAGAGATATAAGAACAATTGCAGTCCGCGGCGATAGTCTTTTTATTGCGGCAAACGGAGGAGGGGTTTTTTATTCTTCTAACAGCGGAGCTAACTGGATTCAGTACGACCAGGGATTAACTGCTCCCTACGTTTCAGTTCTTTGCGCTACCAATACAAATTTATTTGCGGCAACTTATGCAAGCAGTGTATGGAGAAGACCGCTTTCAACAATTGTATCTGCGGGAGAAAATTCTGAAGCGATGCCAACTTCTTATACGCTTAAGCAGAATTATCCTAATCCCTTTAATCCTGTTACCACAATTGAGTTTTCAGTTCCACAGAGCGGAAATGTAAGTATAAAAGTTTTTGATTTAACAGGAAAGCTGTCTGCTGTTTTAATAAATGAGTATAAGCAAAAAGGAAGCTATAAAATACAATTCAATGCATCTGAACTGACTAGCGGAGTTTATTATTACACAATACACTCGCAGGAATTTATTGATACAAAAAAAATGGTTTTAGTGAAGTAA